The following coding sequences lie in one Oncorhynchus nerka isolate Pitt River linkage group LG14, Oner_Uvic_2.0, whole genome shotgun sequence genomic window:
- the LOC115142205 gene encoding glutamine amidotransferase-like class 1 domain-containing protein 3, mitochondrial, with the protein MVKCIAIVLSGCGVYDGTEIHEASAVLVHLSRAGAKVQMFAPDVDQMHVVNHCEGKPTAEKRNVLQESARIARGDVSDLTKLDITAFDALVIPGGFGVAKNLSDWAVKGKEYTVQPQVEKLIKGFHGVGKPLAMCCISPVLAARALPGCEITVGQDSECERWPYAQTATTMTELGCKHVNKNVGEVHVDVKNKLVTTSAFMCNAPIHEVFDGVGVMVTELLKLA; encoded by the exons ATGGTAAAGTGCATAGCCATAGTTCTGTCAGGGTGTGGGGTCTACGATGGGACAGAGATCCACGAGGCGTCTGCTGTGCTGGTCCACCTCAGCAGAGCTGGAGCTAAG GTCCAGATGTTTGCCCCTGACGTGGATCAGATGCATGTGGTGAACCACTGCGAGGGGAAACCCACGGCGGAGAAACGCAACGTCCTGCAGGAGAGCGCTCGTATCGCCCGCGGTGATGTGTCAGACCTTACCAAACTGGACATTACCGCTTTCGACGCCCTCGTCATCCCAG GTGGTTTTGGTGTGGCCAAGAACCtgtctgactgggctgtgaagggGAAGGAGTACACAGTTCAGCCCCAGGTAGAGAAGCTGATTAAGGGGTTCCACGGAGTAGGCAAGCCCCTGGCTATGTGCTGCATCTCCCCTGTCCTAGCTGCTAGGGCCCTGCCGGGATGTGAGATCACTGTGGGACAGGACAGCGAGTGTGAGAG ATGGCCCTATGCCCAGACGGCAACCACCATGACTGAGCTGGGCTGTAAACACGTGAATAAGAATGTGGGGGAGGTGCACGTCGACGTAAAGAACAAGCTGGTCACCACCTCTGCCTTCATGTGTAACGCTCCAATACAcgaggtgtttgatggggtgggTGTCATGGTTACAGAGCTGCTCAAACTGGCCTAG